In Paenibacillus larvae subsp. larvae, the following proteins share a genomic window:
- a CDS encoding DUF2399 domain-containing protein — MSAIENIFSYISQYILKNGEQLDTNYTRIISLVDVDIVKQTARTFRRVGTLTLSLDAYAQEDAQIPDIPLLKWTLGKRAILDDLQAFEWLNKGWIMKEMRFKQDGKTIERVHYRMGYRLFVYLQKKTDREHQEKIRQFASYQLDAQKVLRGLVFDDKERAVLLSSLTHHVSDSIYWKIEELAESDLFPSSWSALKRIKCLTFLLAFIMISNHKELFDWKEIGAQYYGGIGGSKAFDDYKEEFICVLEEWSKQSVEILGMISPGKIIPLYFAGHLRGERSCFQAGPVYALTDLSIAQDQYSTDATTLWLVENRGILTRLSAERNFLRETGSLIVCVDGYLRSVHKRFIHNLLKNSCIRQAIFWSDYDKDGLLIAGEMVEAVSVYPLTLKWICHDHKVIKNWSEYQQYMGALLQEVCLEQELILGKAEDWRRWIIN; from the coding sequence ATGAGCGCAATAGAAAACATCTTTTCATATATATCGCAATATATCTTAAAGAACGGCGAGCAATTGGATACAAATTATACCAGGATTATATCTTTGGTTGATGTCGATATCGTAAAACAAACAGCACGTACCTTCCGGAGAGTTGGTACTTTAACTCTATCACTGGATGCCTATGCGCAAGAGGATGCACAAATCCCGGACATTCCTTTGTTAAAATGGACTCTTGGCAAGCGGGCGATTCTCGATGATTTACAAGCCTTTGAGTGGCTTAATAAGGGATGGATTATGAAGGAAATGCGCTTTAAGCAAGACGGGAAAACGATAGAACGAGTTCACTATCGGATGGGTTACCGTTTATTTGTATATTTGCAGAAAAAAACGGATCGAGAACATCAGGAGAAGATAAGACAGTTTGCGAGCTATCAATTAGATGCCCAAAAGGTGCTAAGAGGGCTGGTCTTTGATGATAAAGAGCGTGCAGTTCTTTTATCTTCGCTCACGCATCATGTATCAGACAGCATTTATTGGAAGATTGAAGAACTGGCCGAATCAGACTTGTTTCCTTCGAGTTGGAGTGCGCTAAAGAGAATCAAATGTTTAACTTTTCTGTTAGCATTCATTATGATATCCAATCATAAAGAGTTGTTCGATTGGAAAGAAATCGGTGCGCAATATTATGGCGGGATCGGAGGATCTAAAGCATTTGATGATTACAAAGAAGAATTTATTTGTGTTCTAGAGGAGTGGAGTAAGCAATCGGTAGAAATCTTGGGGATGATTAGCCCTGGGAAAATAATACCTTTATATTTTGCGGGACATCTGAGGGGGGAACGGTCGTGCTTTCAGGCGGGTCCTGTTTATGCATTGACGGATCTTTCTATCGCACAGGATCAGTACAGTACGGATGCAACGACACTGTGGCTGGTCGAAAATCGAGGAATTTTAACAAGGTTGTCTGCTGAGCGTAATTTTTTGCGGGAAACAGGCTCGCTGATTGTATGTGTAGATGGTTACCTTAGGAGCGTACATAAAAGATTCATCCATAACTTGCTCAAAAACAGCTGCATTCGTCAAGCGATCTTCTGGAGCGACTACGATAAAGATGGTCTTCTCATTGCGGGAGAAATGGTTGAAGCGGTTTCGGTGTATCCTCTTACGTTGAAATGGATTTGTCACGATCACAAGGTGATTAAAAATTGGTCAGAATATCAACAGTATATGGGGGCTCTTCTTCAGGAAGTTTGTCTGGAGCAGGAATTGATATTAGGGAAGGCAGAGGATTGGAGACGATGGATAATAAATTAA
- a CDS encoding DEAD/DEAH box helicase family protein, with the protein MSTNFDFLMEKITFQSFADSAVEAEKSLLVSPATCAILARRALELAIKWVYTFDNELTIPYQDNISSLIHEPTFRQIIDPQLFPLMKYIIKLGNTAVHTNASIARDEAVLSLRNLHEVVRWIDYCYAEAYTCPDFDEELLRTGQEKRTRPQELQDLYERLSSKDQRLDELRKENEALREAMTAHRIASTEGYDFEVDAFSEAETRSKYIDLELKLAGWEMGRDCMTEVPIKGMPTTTGAGSVDYVLYGSNGRPLAVIEAKKTGKDPIVGSQQAKLYADYLHNQTGQRPVIFMTNGFEINLLDDAEGYPQRRVSGLFTKDELQLMVDRRSSKLPFTTVEIDEKITNRYYQKQAVMDVCHAITNKQRKMLLVMATGSGKTRTAISIVDVWMRQNIVKNILFLADRRTLVKQAKHNFSNLLPSLSLCNLLENKDNPEQSRMIFSTYPTMMNAIDETKRQDGKKLFTPAHFDLIIVDESHRSIYKKYRDIFEYYDAMLLGLTATPKDEIDKNTYSIFELENGVPTFAYELEKAVEDGYLVDYRTIEIKSKIMEDGIHYDDLSEEEKEEFEKTFEDDETIDDSIANTAINEWLFNANTIDMVLDQIMEKGLRVEGGDQLGKTIVFAKSSRHAQAIVERFNKRYPECGSHFIKQIDYSINYVDSLIDDFSTKDKFPQIAVSVDMLDTGIDIPEVLNLVFFKKVRSNSNFWQMIGRGTRLCKDLFGVGMDKEQFLIFDFCNNFDFFRANPKGLKGEIGVSLTEKLFHVKLDIVRELQHLKYQEEEDYIRYRDDLLRDLLGAVRDLNEESFRVKLKQRYVEIYKNKDAWQSLGATSVAEIKEHIAPLIPPLQDDELAKRFDLLIYTLDLAYLQQKNATKPIRSIVQTAEALSKLGTIPQVMEKKYIIEKVQTDEFWQQADVLELEEVRLALRELIKFIEKGKQKIYYTDFKDQIIETRESRAIYNTNNLKDYKKKVEHYLKEHKDELAIYKLRYNKPLTRFDLQTLERILWEELGSRLEYEKEFGDTPVSKLVRRMVGLDRIAVNEAFSAFLKEEKLNAIQIRFVKLIVDYIVANGMIEDNRIFMEEPFRSLGSITTLFKDNMNDAKEIMNIVSTIKSNCEIVI; encoded by the coding sequence ATGAGTACGAACTTCGATTTCTTAATGGAGAAGATTACCTTTCAGTCCTTCGCAGATAGTGCCGTAGAGGCCGAGAAGAGTCTCCTCGTGTCCCCTGCAACTTGTGCTATTCTCGCAAGGAGGGCGCTGGAGCTAGCTATAAAGTGGGTATATACATTCGACAATGAACTGACGATCCCGTATCAAGATAACATCTCCAGTCTCATTCATGAACCGACCTTCCGGCAGATCATCGATCCACAGCTGTTTCCGCTAATGAAGTATATCATCAAGTTGGGAAACACGGCGGTTCATACAAATGCTTCTATTGCCAGGGATGAGGCTGTACTCTCGCTCCGCAATCTACATGAGGTCGTCCGTTGGATAGATTATTGCTACGCCGAAGCGTATACTTGTCCGGACTTTGACGAGGAACTCTTGCGGACAGGGCAAGAGAAGCGTACGAGACCGCAGGAGTTGCAGGACCTCTATGAAAGGTTGAGTTCCAAGGACCAGAGACTGGATGAACTTCGCAAAGAGAATGAGGCACTACGTGAAGCGATGACTGCTCATCGCATAGCTAGCACGGAGGGCTATGACTTTGAAGTGGATGCGTTCAGCGAAGCAGAGACCAGATCTAAATATATTGATCTGGAGCTGAAGCTGGCAGGTTGGGAGATGGGCCGCGACTGTATGACCGAGGTACCCATTAAAGGGATGCCTACTACTACGGGTGCAGGGTCTGTTGACTATGTCCTTTATGGCAGCAACGGCAGGCCGCTGGCCGTCATCGAGGCCAAGAAGACCGGGAAGGACCCAATCGTCGGCTCCCAACAAGCCAAGCTCTATGCAGACTATCTACATAACCAGACTGGGCAGCGGCCGGTTATCTTCATGACAAACGGCTTTGAAATCAACCTGTTGGACGACGCGGAGGGTTATCCGCAGCGGCGAGTTTCAGGTCTCTTTACGAAGGATGAGCTGCAACTCATGGTAGATCGGAGGAGCAGCAAGCTTCCTTTTACTACAGTGGAGATTGATGAGAAGATCACCAACCGTTACTACCAGAAGCAAGCGGTTATGGATGTATGTCATGCCATAACGAACAAGCAGCGAAAGATGCTGCTCGTTATGGCTACCGGCAGCGGCAAGACGCGAACGGCCATCTCTATTGTGGATGTATGGATGCGTCAGAACATAGTGAAGAATATTCTCTTCCTAGCCGATCGTAGGACACTGGTGAAGCAGGCCAAACATAATTTCAGCAATTTGCTTCCCAGTCTTTCGCTGTGTAATTTGCTAGAGAACAAGGACAATCCGGAGCAGTCCCGCATGATCTTTTCTACATATCCAACGATGATGAATGCTATTGATGAGACGAAACGGCAGGATGGCAAGAAGCTGTTTACTCCCGCGCATTTTGATCTGATTATCGTTGACGAGAGCCATCGCAGTATTTATAAGAAGTACAGGGATATTTTCGAATACTACGACGCCATGCTGCTCGGACTGACGGCTACGCCTAAAGATGAGATTGATAAGAATACATACTCCATCTTCGAGTTGGAAAACGGCGTGCCGACATTTGCTTATGAGCTGGAGAAAGCCGTAGAAGACGGATATCTGGTAGATTACCGGACGATCGAGATCAAATCGAAAATTATGGAAGACGGTATTCATTATGATGATCTTAGTGAGGAAGAGAAGGAAGAGTTTGAGAAGACCTTCGAGGATGACGAAACCATAGACGATTCTATAGCGAACACAGCGATCAATGAGTGGCTGTTCAATGCGAATACCATTGATATGGTGCTGGATCAGATTATGGAAAAGGGGCTTCGGGTAGAGGGCGGGGATCAGCTCGGGAAAACCATTGTCTTCGCCAAAAGTAGTCGTCATGCCCAGGCGATCGTCGAGCGTTTTAACAAGAGATACCCTGAATGTGGCAGTCACTTTATTAAACAAATCGACTACAGTATTAACTATGTAGATTCGCTTATCGATGATTTTAGTACCAAGGACAAATTCCCGCAAATTGCGGTTTCTGTAGATATGTTGGATACAGGGATTGATATCCCGGAGGTACTTAATCTCGTGTTCTTCAAGAAAGTACGTTCGAATTCCAATTTTTGGCAAATGATTGGCAGAGGGACAAGATTGTGCAAAGACCTGTTCGGCGTAGGGATGGATAAAGAGCAGTTCCTGATCTTTGATTTCTGTAATAACTTCGATTTTTTTCGGGCGAATCCGAAAGGGCTGAAAGGCGAAATTGGCGTGAGTCTGACAGAGAAGCTGTTCCATGTCAAGCTGGATATCGTGCGGGAACTTCAACACCTGAAGTACCAGGAAGAAGAGGATTATATCCGTTACCGGGACGACCTGCTTCGTGATCTCTTAGGTGCCGTAAGGGATCTAAATGAAGAGAGTTTCCGTGTGAAATTAAAACAGCGGTATGTGGAGATCTATAAGAATAAGGATGCCTGGCAGAGCTTGGGCGCCACGAGCGTGGCGGAGATCAAGGAACATATTGCTCCGCTCATTCCCCCTCTCCAAGATGACGAGCTGGCCAAGCGTTTCGACCTATTAATCTATACCCTAGATCTAGCGTACTTGCAGCAAAAAAATGCGACGAAACCCATCCGGAGTATTGTCCAAACCGCTGAAGCGCTTAGTAAGCTAGGAACCATTCCTCAAGTAATGGAGAAGAAATACATAATTGAAAAGGTACAAACCGACGAGTTCTGGCAGCAGGCAGATGTGCTGGAATTGGAGGAAGTACGGCTTGCTCTGCGAGAGTTGATTAAGTTTATCGAGAAGGGTAAACAGAAAATTTATTATACCGATTTCAAAGATCAAATCATCGAAACCCGCGAGAGCAGGGCTATCTACAATACAAACAACCTGAAGGACTATAAGAAGAAGGTAGAGCACTATCTCAAAGAACATAAGGATGAACTGGCCATCTACAAGCTTCGTTATAACAAGCCGCTCACCAGATTTGATCTCCAGACGTTGGAGCGAATCCTGTGGGAAGAGCTAGGCAGCCGATTGGAGTATGAGAAGGAGTTCGGAGATACCCCGGTAAGCAAATTAGTCCGCAGAATGGTGGGGCTGGACCGTATCGCGGTGAACGAGGCTTTCAGTGCCTTCTTGAAAGAGGAGAAGTTGAATGCAATACAAATTCGGTTTGTGAAGCTTATCGTGGATTACATTGTGGCGAATGGCATGATTGAGGATAATCGAATCTTCATGGAAGAGCCTTTTCGTAGCCTAGGCAGTATCACGACATTGTTTAAGGATAATATGAACGATGCAAAAGAAATCATGAATATCGTTTCGACAATCAAAAGTAATTGTGAAATAGTCATTTAG
- a CDS encoding restriction endonuclease subunit S: MDEVKLGGLVHIDSGYAFKSSYFNEKEGLPIIRIRDVTSGSISTYYSGEYDEKYLVENNDILISMDGTFSVRKWSTGKALLNQRVCRIKSLNEKILLDDYLYYILPKYLKKIEDKTSFVTVKHLSVKDINEIFLLLPNIEAQRKTVLILDKAQELINKRKKQIEACDKLIKGLFYDMFGDPVLNNKFTLESLGSVSLKITDGTHHSPENTKNGVPYITAKHLGSGSLDFYNAPTFISLEDHKKIFARCNPEKGDVLYIKDGATTGIACINHYDFEFSMLSSLELIKTDITKLSSIYLVSYLNNDQVKKKVLQDMAGGAIKRLTLKKINAIPILLPPIHLQNRFAEQVEKIEQQKLRLQQSLTELENNFKALMQRAFKGELF, translated from the coding sequence GTGGACGAAGTTAAATTAGGTGGTTTAGTTCACATAGATTCGGGATATGCGTTTAAATCGAGTTATTTTAACGAAAAAGAGGGCCTACCAATAATCAGGATTAGGGATGTTACGAGTGGAAGCATTAGCACCTATTACTCTGGAGAATACGATGAAAAGTACTTGGTTGAAAATAATGATATTTTAATATCTATGGATGGAACTTTTAGCGTTAGAAAATGGTCGACTGGAAAAGCATTACTTAATCAACGGGTTTGCAGAATAAAGAGTCTTAATGAAAAAATACTTCTAGATGATTATCTTTACTACATTCTACCGAAATATCTAAAGAAAATAGAGGATAAAACATCATTTGTAACAGTGAAGCATCTTTCTGTCAAAGATATAAATGAAATTTTTCTACTCTTACCGAATATAGAAGCTCAGAGGAAGACGGTACTTATTCTGGACAAAGCCCAAGAACTAATAAACAAAAGAAAAAAACAAATCGAGGCTTGTGATAAACTGATAAAAGGCTTGTTTTATGATATGTTTGGGGATCCGGTACTTAATAATAAATTCACTTTGGAATCGTTGGGGAGTGTTTCACTAAAAATAACAGACGGTACTCATCATTCACCTGAAAATACCAAAAACGGAGTCCCTTATATTACAGCTAAACATTTAGGTAGTGGTAGTTTGGATTTCTACAATGCTCCTACGTTTATTAGTTTGGAAGATCACAAGAAAATATTTGCTCGATGCAATCCTGAAAAAGGAGATGTACTATATATTAAGGATGGAGCTACAACCGGAATTGCATGTATAAATCATTATGATTTTGAATTTAGTATGTTATCAAGTTTAGAATTAATTAAAACAGATATAACAAAGTTATCGAGCATATATCTAGTGAGTTATCTTAATAATGACCAAGTGAAAAAAAAGGTATTGCAGGATATGGCAGGAGGAGCAATCAAGAGACTTACATTAAAAAAGATAAACGCAATACCAATTCTCCTCCCGCCCATCCACCTCCAAAACCGTTTCGCCGAACAAGTAGAAAAAATAGAGCAACAAAAATTACGACTCCAACAAAGCCTAACCGAACTTGAGAATAACTTCAAAGCACTAATGCAGCGGGCGTTCAAAGGCGAATTATTCTAG
- a CDS encoding type I restriction-modification system subunit M, giving the protein MITGEIKNKVDKIWETFWTGGITNPLEVIEQFTYLLFIKGLDDIETRKENEAAFLGLTYEGMFPNDKQDLRWSRFKNMEANQMYNLVLNGIFPFIKNLHQDGDSAYSKYMEDAIFKIPTPQMLTKIVDGIDGIDMEKRDAKGDLYEYLLSKVATAGMNGQFRTPRHIIEMMVRLMKPSPSDVIADPAMGSAGFLVAAQEYVKEHHADLFLHAGLKKHFNQDMFYGFDMDRTMLRIGAMNMLLHGVDQPNIEYKDSLSEQNGDQEKYTMILANPPFKGSLDYDAVSKDLLKITKTKKTELLFLALILRSLKLGGRSATIVPDSVLFGSSKAHKEIRKELVDNHKLEAVISMPSGVFKPYAGVSTAVLIFTKTGAGGTDQVWFYDMKADGYSLDDKRQQIEQNDIPDIVERFENLQGEKTRKRTEQSFLVDVQEIRDNGYDLSINKYKEIEYKEVTYDHPREILLRIQQLEEEIQAGLEELVGMIGV; this is encoded by the coding sequence ATGATTACAGGTGAAATCAAAAATAAAGTGGACAAGATATGGGAGACATTCTGGACAGGCGGAATCACGAATCCGCTCGAAGTCATTGAGCAATTTACCTACCTCCTTTTCATTAAAGGGCTGGACGATATAGAAACAAGGAAGGAAAATGAAGCAGCCTTCTTGGGTCTAACATACGAAGGAATGTTTCCTAATGATAAACAGGATTTGCGCTGGAGCAGGTTCAAGAATATGGAAGCGAACCAAATGTACAATTTGGTGCTGAATGGAATCTTTCCATTCATCAAGAATTTGCATCAAGACGGCGATTCTGCGTATTCCAAATATATGGAAGATGCTATTTTCAAAATCCCTACGCCCCAGATGTTGACGAAAATTGTTGATGGCATCGACGGGATCGACATGGAGAAGCGGGATGCAAAGGGAGATCTGTATGAGTATCTCCTATCTAAAGTAGCCACAGCTGGAATGAATGGACAGTTCCGCACTCCGCGGCACATTATTGAGATGATGGTTCGTCTGATGAAGCCAAGTCCCAGCGATGTGATTGCTGACCCTGCAATGGGGAGTGCCGGATTTCTTGTGGCTGCACAAGAGTATGTAAAAGAGCATCATGCGGATTTGTTTTTACATGCGGGACTGAAAAAGCACTTCAACCAAGATATGTTTTATGGCTTCGACATGGACCGGACCATGCTTCGTATCGGCGCGATGAATATGCTGTTGCATGGTGTGGACCAACCGAACATTGAGTACAAGGACAGCCTTTCCGAGCAAAATGGCGACCAAGAGAAGTATACGATGATTCTTGCCAATCCTCCATTTAAAGGCTCGCTGGACTATGATGCGGTAAGCAAGGATCTGCTTAAAATTACGAAGACAAAGAAAACCGAGCTCTTGTTCCTGGCTCTCATTCTAAGAAGCCTCAAACTTGGGGGCCGAAGCGCTACTATCGTCCCCGATAGCGTTCTGTTTGGCAGTAGTAAGGCACATAAGGAAATCCGTAAAGAACTGGTGGACAATCATAAGCTGGAAGCGGTGATTTCCATGCCAAGTGGAGTATTCAAGCCTTATGCTGGTGTGAGCACAGCTGTTCTCATCTTCACGAAGACAGGAGCAGGCGGTACGGATCAGGTATGGTTTTATGATATGAAGGCGGACGGATACTCGCTGGATGACAAAAGGCAGCAGATCGAGCAGAATGACATTCCAGATATTGTGGAGCGCTTCGAAAATCTGCAGGGAGAGAAGACACGAAAACGAACTGAGCAGAGTTTTTTGGTGGATGTACAGGAGATTCGGGATAACGGGTATGACTTGTCGATCAATAAATATAAAGAGATTGAATATAAAGAAGTCACCTATGATCATCCCCGCGAGATCCTATTAAGGATTCAGCAATTGGAAGAGGAAATTCAAGCGGGGCTAGAGGAGTTAGTAGGTATGATTGGAGTGTGA
- a CDS encoding putative holin-like toxin, protein MPMETFQALQLMFLFGMFILALLTFIQKMK, encoded by the coding sequence ATGCCAATGGAAACGTTTCAAGCTCTTCAATTAATGTTCCTATTCGGGATGTTTATTCTGGCGCTTCTGACGTTTATCCAAAAGATGAAATAG
- a CDS encoding type 2 lanthipeptide synthetase LanM family protein, with translation MNSKLNLYTIPMDGALSLTERKELFERIGGVNLVQPEWNERAKRWKSRFPSPELFEQRLRTESLTENQFNCFVSSLDLKIEAEAQRYYGDSDWVKVYSAAMSGYEQDALPGHNNHLGVAVYPFVVWACKEIRSFFAEMTIEVVQDDFIQDFAQGLTLDLMQFSQYSLILELNVAKLLNQLEGNDSKERFHSFVRTLSNKEMLLSFYSEYIVLARLLSIRTLYTVNNLKEAMNRFRDDMPELRSHFPFVNQAQLQKITLGIGDRHKKGNSVMCFHFTGGNSLIYKPKNLEVSVKFQEISAFIAELGLKSRFKFHHILPKGEYGWEELVEYKTCHNRKEVERYFYRYGALVGIAYLLRGIDFHYENVIAQGEHPQLIDLETIFHNRPGLLHDDHFDVALKVAFTETVMGSNLLPVHLFGTEQHKGLELSGLGGNEQETPFDVKQMEHINTDEMRVIRKKVMINGKSNRVTLQNQEIQLSDYEHHILQGFSDVCYLVCRSKPLIRQKIKDTFEHTPIRIIVRSTQKYSNLLMEANHPDYTRHQLEREMFIDSVWGYPIRSSEILRSEREDLLEGDIPLFTTFTDSLHLWDSRGRRILHVFKESSMDLVLSRLERLTPEEIRYQVSLMKSSLYTVHSDGEGTVPKYTEVISNKDKGVYDGKKEKWLEAAEHIGELLQSRAVIGQDEASWLTLVTGKNGWGIQEIPKNLYDGLAGVALFFAYLSNITGRSDYKELSIKSMNRALKINTNEKILPSGFWGTASLLYPVFQIQSIIEPVKEWNMEAEKIADLLKNLETPDDSYDFLGGSAGLAVLLVQAYSVTKDDRFLELAMKYGDHLCVHADRVEGIYTWKSKWNDVPLGGLAHGVIGIGYALGQLYHVTEESHFKEAALGALNYQNSLYDVLGKRWIDNRKHKNNQYCDSHWCNGVTGIGMAQLALWNEWGIGHPQMSHEVAQAAEFVFQDGSYSSYCLCHGLMGDAEFLYTAGKQLNEQKWTEQAFNYADFVSDQVLLGQGQVCGTPRHIETPGLFLGLSGIGYQLLRLAEPDIVPCVLQLRMKNT, from the coding sequence ATGAATTCAAAGCTCAATTTATATACAATACCGATGGATGGGGCTCTATCCTTAACAGAAAGAAAAGAGCTATTCGAAAGAATCGGCGGGGTGAATCTGGTACAACCGGAATGGAATGAGCGTGCAAAGAGGTGGAAAAGCAGATTTCCATCTCCGGAACTTTTTGAACAGCGTCTGAGAACGGAAAGCCTGACCGAGAATCAATTTAACTGCTTTGTCTCCTCCTTGGACCTGAAGATTGAAGCCGAGGCACAGCGATATTATGGTGACAGCGATTGGGTGAAGGTGTACTCCGCTGCAATGAGCGGTTATGAGCAAGACGCACTGCCGGGTCATAATAACCATCTAGGAGTAGCGGTTTATCCATTTGTCGTGTGGGCGTGCAAGGAAATAAGGTCATTTTTCGCTGAGATGACAATTGAAGTGGTTCAAGATGATTTTATTCAGGATTTCGCCCAAGGCTTGACGCTGGATTTAATGCAGTTCTCCCAATATAGTCTTATTTTGGAATTAAACGTGGCCAAGCTATTGAATCAGTTGGAAGGAAATGATTCGAAGGAAAGATTCCATTCCTTTGTAAGAACATTAAGCAACAAAGAAATGTTACTAAGCTTCTACTCTGAATACATAGTATTGGCAAGATTATTATCGATTCGTACCCTGTACACAGTAAATAATCTCAAAGAAGCGATGAACCGGTTCCGCGATGATATGCCGGAATTACGCAGTCATTTTCCATTTGTAAATCAGGCGCAGCTTCAGAAGATTACACTTGGCATTGGGGACCGTCACAAGAAGGGCAATAGCGTAATGTGCTTCCATTTTACGGGGGGGAATTCTCTTATATATAAGCCTAAAAACCTGGAGGTTTCCGTAAAATTCCAGGAAATATCCGCGTTCATCGCCGAGCTGGGTTTAAAGAGCCGGTTCAAGTTCCACCATATATTACCTAAGGGTGAGTATGGCTGGGAAGAGCTGGTGGAGTATAAGACCTGTCATAACCGCAAAGAAGTGGAACGTTACTTTTACCGTTATGGTGCTCTAGTAGGAATTGCCTATTTATTAAGGGGAATCGACTTCCATTATGAGAATGTTATTGCCCAAGGAGAGCATCCGCAGCTGATTGATTTGGAAACAATTTTCCATAACAGGCCGGGACTGTTACATGACGATCATTTTGATGTTGCCCTGAAGGTGGCTTTTACGGAAACCGTCATGGGGAGCAATCTTCTACCCGTTCACTTATTCGGTACGGAACAGCATAAAGGGCTGGAGTTAAGCGGTTTGGGAGGGAATGAGCAAGAAACTCCCTTCGACGTTAAACAAATGGAACATATTAATACGGACGAGATGAGGGTCATTCGAAAAAAAGTCATGATCAATGGGAAAAGCAACCGGGTCACCCTGCAAAATCAGGAAATCCAGTTAAGTGATTATGAACATCATATCTTACAGGGCTTTTCTGATGTCTGTTATCTGGTTTGCCGAAGCAAACCACTCATCCGTCAGAAAATTAAAGATACCTTTGAGCACACGCCAATCCGCATCATAGTACGAAGCACCCAAAAATATTCGAATTTGCTCATGGAAGCGAATCATCCCGATTACACCAGACATCAGCTTGAACGTGAGATGTTTATTGATAGTGTATGGGGTTATCCGATAAGAAGCAGCGAGATCCTTCGTTCGGAAAGAGAGGATTTATTGGAAGGGGACATCCCCTTATTTACCACCTTCACGGATTCTCTGCACTTGTGGGACAGCAGAGGAAGACGAATTCTTCATGTTTTCAAGGAATCTTCCATGGATCTTGTACTGAGCCGCCTGGAGCGTCTGACTCCGGAAGAGATCCGTTACCAGGTTAGTTTAATGAAATCTTCCCTTTATACGGTTCATTCAGATGGTGAAGGGACAGTACCCAAATATACGGAAGTTATAAGCAATAAAGATAAGGGTGTGTATGACGGGAAAAAGGAGAAGTGGCTGGAAGCGGCAGAGCATATCGGTGAACTGCTCCAAAGCCGCGCAGTGATTGGGCAGGATGAAGCATCATGGCTTACCTTGGTTACGGGAAAGAATGGTTGGGGGATCCAGGAGATACCTAAAAATCTGTATGACGGGTTGGCCGGGGTGGCGCTCTTTTTTGCTTATTTGTCGAACATAACCGGACGAAGTGACTATAAAGAGCTGTCCATCAAATCGATGAATCGGGCACTAAAAATAAATACAAATGAAAAAATCCTGCCTTCCGGTTTTTGGGGCACGGCTTCACTGTTATATCCGGTCTTCCAGATCCAATCCATCATTGAGCCTGTGAAGGAATGGAACATGGAAGCAGAGAAGATTGCTGACCTGCTTAAAAACCTTGAGACTCCTGATGATTCCTATGATTTCCTTGGCGGCTCCGCAGGGCTAGCCGTTTTGTTAGTTCAAGCTTACAGCGTAACCAAAGATGATCGGTTTCTGGAGCTGGCCATGAAATATGGGGATCATCTCTGCGTACATGCCGATCGGGTCGAGGGGATTTACACATGGAAGTCTAAATGGAATGATGTTCCATTGGGCGGACTCGCACATGGTGTTATCGGTATCGGCTATGCCTTAGGTCAGCTTTACCATGTTACAGAAGAATCGCACTTTAAAGAAGCCGCATTAGGAGCGCTCAACTATCAGAACAGCCTGTATGATGTGTTAGGCAAACGCTGGATTGACAATCGGAAACATAAAAATAACCAGTATTGTGACAGCCATTGGTGCAACGGCGTTACCGGAATTGGGATGGCCCAGCTCGCTTTATGGAACGAATGGGGAATTGGTCATCCTCAAATGAGTCATGAAGTGGCACAGGCAGCAGAATTTGTATTTCAAGATGGAAGCTACTCCTCGTATTGCTTATGCCACGGGCTAATGGGGGATGCCGAGTTTCTTTATACAGCAGGGAAGCAGCTGAATGAGCAAAAGTGGACGGAGCAGGCGTTTAATTACGCGGATTTTGTTTCTGATCAAGTGCTGCTGGGTCAAGGACAGGTTTGCGGTACTCCCCGGCATATCGAAACACCTGGATTATTCCTGGGGCTTTCCGGAATAGGTTACCAGCTTCTTCGTCTTGCCGAACCGGATATAGTGCCTTGTGTTCTTCAATTGCGCATGAAAAACACCTGA